One region of Macrobrachium rosenbergii isolate ZJJX-2024 chromosome 20, ASM4041242v1, whole genome shotgun sequence genomic DNA includes:
- the LOC136848963 gene encoding uncharacterized protein PF3D7_1120000-like, giving the protein MVAFGALLVASGCVVYERYKHCKQNLQELERDVEKLQWEKEDAIEECRGLKEELRGREKRVIQDAQEEERKLAHPSEEEKQRIRDLPFNELKSKTGNQLKEQLRGVLSQGMKLEAVLREAQEELRKLISLEKELKLKKDDHLLEREEAEILSEETLGDGVKSESVSGVKSEGVSGVKCESVSGASGCEMETEEGEQDLELLIEKLVEAVFHQELLEGVLRVAIAELMLFLLEQDKEEEENSEKMNYYV; this is encoded by the coding sequence ATGGTCGCTTTTGGTGCTCTGCTTGTCGCTTCCGGATGTGTTGTTTACGAGAGATACAAGCATTGCAAGCAGAACCTGCAGGAACTGGAACGAGATGTTGAGAAATTACAGTGGGAGAAGGAAGACGCCATTGAAGAATGCAGAGGTCTTAAAGAGGAattaagaggaagagagaagagggtTATTCAAGACGCGcaggaagaagagaggaaactGGCACATCCCAGTGAAGAGGAGAAACAGCGCATACGAGATTTACCGTTTAATGAACTGAAATCGAAGACTGGTAACCAGTTGAAAGAGCAGCTGAGAGGAGTCCTCAGTCAAGGAATGAAATTAGAAGCCGTTCTGAGAGAGGCTCAAGAAGAACTGAGGAAACTAATAAGTCTGGAAAAGGAGTTGAAACTGAAGAAGGACGATCACTTGTTGGAACGAGAAGAGGCCGAAATCCTCAGTGAGGAAACACTCGGCGATGGAGTGAAATCTGAAAGTGTTTCGGGAGTGAAATCTGAAGGTGTTTCGGGAGTGAAATGTGAAAGTGTTTCGGGAGCTTCAGGCTGTGAAATGGAAACTGAAGAGGGAGAACAAGACCTAGAACTTTTGATAGAAAAACTGGTAGAGGCTGTCTTCCATCAAGAGTTGCTGGAAGGGGTTTTAAGAGTGGCGATAGCAGAACTGATGCTGTTTCTGCTTGAGcaggacaaagaagaagaagagaattcaGAAAAGATGAACTATTATGTATAA